From Podospora bellae-mahoneyi strain CBS 112042 chromosome 3, whole genome shotgun sequence, the proteins below share one genomic window:
- a CDS encoding hypothetical protein (EggNog:ENOG503NWSP; COG:T) yields the protein MRRRGHKPRQARVKSASRRSKKAAELKRTRSNPPTTTTTTTTTITTTIPPDITGVAAAEETAVTRSGVADSSEADDSDGGTILRGTVSLIAKLQQQMTGDLGSSRGFQPSATPDPLSQDLGNKALKFKERYDRVDETQQGVSPTSPPRPRDNDTTPRNEIGPAHVKQGRAGKLGGQAEPRDAQRKLDEYRENLARHIERREAPLRGEALAMPGPVRVSPIQEEISPPAMFHSSGSDATLTSSTESGNTVRGGYTPGPVAGTPSYPFPRMAPPSMIPPSIHRPFTTLSPTVPPKGPQHGFDIFKGQDSFLSNPSTPASATTFLPPGYSQSTGEQYEFPSPNLYDLTLMLAAEPGLDAWWNTVVQIMVDVYKAERVTLAVPADSTDIENVPWGQKATYNAHREDVLSLGYLARGSSLMPSSVDDLSEGLSHPPESPTQQQQPPARPGLQSRHSYTSYEDRKEARTAAKERAPQAASRRPHFLSRSKTSHAASTLEVHDDLDDHNTTALNRQALEEHDALEEQQQQDIPSWEAPITAPRKGNGKILNVLQALDYEADPLIDHNGVMRVLERGRVVALTRNYPYLAPGSAEYKVPEPKTPARPKSPEGTRKSGRRPRSDSASKLSSLLSSATTFSPAVNRAPKVGLDKKGSGAGSRMDEDRPKAANPRYEEYEQTPPSPWSQSPAPSPAVRADPNENPFFTDAMVDEDSFNPASAPVDYTDIRPPEAIGMDNSWTVLHIPLTHVLLSKPNPTFKLDPSLMEQKISARNRSGDASAIPNSSPERPPKEKHAPIAILSILSPIIPYPSNFRHSLDHLAPHLATSFSLCRHYTNLEIELNGLQKRRPQTAGFGALGPDGRPLADPTALASLAYAEDATRGSLAGSITSPSDYSGPSRSTAGSPAGTPGWEPTAMGLLRGGPTASPAPVNADSYFSSVSKMGAGTQRPTRDSREAERRSSSRLSGGKQDAALLSPGQPEVIDGARRSSEESRRPGAKELKDSSNEKISAGAGDKKQQLPGTPGAARPHTQLHSYGADFAATFQSLPPSSTISRGSGSVAAPSRAGSLSQGEMTPPSDKLKGLILDSLPAHVFVALPQTGEIVWVNSRFLSYRGQTSGDLAADPWGSIHPDDRDEYLKFWSQSVRTGEQFSRTVRIRRFDGAYRWFYARAVASKDKRGVIMQFLGSYMDIHDQHIAELRAARQEEIEVSEAKHRLLANLIPQIIFTATEDEGITFANEQWLSYTGQTFEDVLGLGFMDFVHPDDLAKCQIPAERSPSPLFKNENKGHAHSVSIDRMSIKSAKSTRPSSTTPDANIRGIHQALSRHNSSSSGSVYELSTANLTELARKGVIRVSTDSSGRLSYTTEIRLRSKSGEYRWHLVRCVEIDNVDFGNGVSSFFGSATDINDLKLLETKLKEAMDSKSRFLSNMSHEIRTPLIGISGMVSFLQDTTLNEEQRDYTNTIQTSANSLLMIINDILDLSKVDAGMMKLNFEWFHTRSLIEDVNELVSTMAIAKRLELNYVVEEDVPAWVKGDKVRIRQVLLNVIGNAIKFTSQGEVFSRCKVIVPEGVELGEAEIMLEFSVIDTGRGFTEQEAELIFKPFSQIDGSSTRQHGGSGLGLVISRQLAELHGGTMNGTAVPGKGSTFTFTARFGLPTDTDHPDGSAVPQPTPGLMREVSVSSTESAVRDSFHMQAISPQTTDSAYRSPTMASSGSSELSGASGRTQTTERSSLSSVSGLARFSEAARASGQDLSQMKLEMPAHRISPGTTPMPLDSKRPSVVANYRPPLYSILIICPQTHSREATTKHIEQTLPKDVPHQIVAVSSVDEARGLIGGDESVNFTHIVVNLPTPEDIISLMDRISGSSMLGKTSILILSDSVQRQAVIKQVAGTKYDDLLSDGKVTYIYKPVKPSRFAVIFDPGKERDLSIDRNRSTAQQLVEFQRQSYVDMERRMGNKGYKVLLVEDNPVNQKVLSKYLKRVGVEVELAADGVECTDMVFGRGRGYYSLILCDLHMPRKDGYQACREIRAWEIQHLMEDERTGRSFVPTNQNPNNKNRTLPIIALSANVMSDVQEKCVEAGFSDYVAKPVDFINLSQALSNFF from the exons ATGCGAAGGAGAGGTCACAAACCACGACAAGCCAGGGTAAAATCTGCCTCACGACGATCCAAGAAGGCGGCTGAGCTGAAGAGGACAAGGTCGAACCCTCCCACAACGActacgacgacaacaacgacaataACGACGACAATCCCACCAGATATCACGGGTGTCGCCGCTGCTGAAGAGACAGCTGTGACCAGgagtggtgttgctgattcCAGTGAAGCTGACGATAGTGATGGTGGTACAATCTTGCGTGGGACTGTGTCGCTGATTGCaaaactacaacaacaaatGACGGGGGATCTggggagcagcagagggTTCCAGCCATCTGCCACCCCTGATCCGCTTTCTCAGGACCTGGGAAACAAAGCGTTAAAGTTCAAAGAGAGATATGACCGAGTGGACGAAACACAACAAGGAGTATCACCAACCAGTCCACCCAGGCCGCGCGATAACGACACCACGCCAAGAAATGAGATTGGTCCTGCACATGTTAAGCAGGGTAGGGCAGGAAAGCTCGGTGGTCAGGCGGAGCCGAGGGACGCTCAGCGGAAGTTGGACGAGTACCGGGAAAATCTAGCTCGACATATCGAGAGACGAGAGGCTCCTTTGAGAGGTGAGGCTCTCGCCATGCCTGGACCCGTTCGCGTCTCTCCTATTCAGGAGGAgatctcaccaccagcaatgTTCCATTCGTCCGGCTCAGACGCCACCCTGACATCGTCTACCGAGTCTGGGAATACCGTTCGAGGAGGATATACACCCGGCCCGGTGGCCGGCACGCCTTCCTATCCGTTTCCTCGCATGGCTCCTCCAAGTATGATACCACCATCGATACACCGGCCATTCACGACGCTCTCGCCAACCGTGCCGCCCAAAGGTCCCCAGCATGGTTTTGATATCTTCAAAGGCCAGGACAGCTTTCTTTcgaacccatccaccccggCGTCGGCCACCACGTTTCTGCCCCCAGGATATTCCCAGTCTACGGGAGAGCAGTATGAGTTCCCAAGTCCTAACCTTTATGACCTAACATTGATGCTTGCCGCGGAGCCGGGACTGGATGCGTGGTGGAACACGGTGGTGCAGATCATGGTTGATGTGTACAAGGCTGAAAGGGTCACACTGGCTGTTCCAGCAGATTCAACCGATATTGAAAACGTTCCATGGGGCCAAAAGGCGACTTACAATGCTCACAGGGAGGATGTTTTAAGCCTGGGTTATCTCGCCAGGGGGTCGAGTCTTATGCCGAGCAGTGTCGACGATCTTTCCGAAGGcctttcccatcctccaGAGTCACCgacacaacagcagcaaccgccgGCCCGCCCGGGGCTGCAAAGCAGGCATTCTTACACTTCGTACGAGGATAGAAAGGAAGCACGCACTGCGGCCAAAGAACGAGCGCCCCAGGCTGCCTCTCGACGACCTCATTTTCTTTCTAGGAGCAAAACAAGTCATGCGGCTTCCACACTCGAAGTTCATGACGATCTTGACGACCACAACACCACTGCTCTGAACCGGCAGGCTCTGGAGGAACACGATGCATTGGaggaacaacagcaacaggaTATTCCAAGCTGGGAGGCGCCCATTACAGCGCCGAGAAAGGGGAATGGCAAAATCTTGAATGTCCTGCAAGCGCTTGACTACGAGGCCGACCCGTTGATCGATCACAATGGGGTAATGCGGGTATTAGAGCGTGGCCGGGTTGTAGCGCTCACGAGGAACTACCCCTATCTTGCTCCAGGGTCAGCAGAGTACAAAGTGCCAGAGCCCAAAACACCCGCCCGGCCAAAATCCCCCGAGGGTACCCGCAAATCCGGGAGAAGGCCTCGGTCTGATTCTGCCTCCAAGCTTTCGTCGCTTCTCAGTAGCGCCACCACCTTCTCGCCAGCCGTGAACAGAGCTCCCAAAGTCGGGTTGGACAAGAAGGGGTCCGGTGCTGGGTCCCGGATGGATGAAGACAGGCCAAAAGCAGCCAACCCACGCTACGAGGAATATGAGCAaactccaccatcaccctggTCGCAGTCCCCAGCCCCCTCGCCTGCGGTGCGGGCTGATCCTAATGAGAACCCGTTCTTCACCGACGCCATGGTGGACGAGGACTCTTTCAATCCTGCCTCTGCTCCTGTGGATTATACGGACATAAGGCCGCCCGAAGCGATCGGGATGGATAACTCATGGACTGTGCTGCACATTCCCCTGACGCACGTGCTCCTATCCAAACCGAATCCGACCTTCAAGCTTGATCCTTCTCTTATGGAGCAGAAGATATCCGCGCGGAACAGATCCGGGGATGCTTCTGCGATTCCCAATTCCTCACCGGAAAGACCTCCCAAGGAGAAACACGCGCCAATCGCCATCCTATCGATTCTGAGCCCCATCATCCCGTATCCTTCCAATTTTCGCCACTCTCTCGACCATCTCGCCCCCCATCTCGccacatccttctccttgtgtCGTCACTATACGAACCTCGAGATTGAGCTGAATGGGCTGCAAAAGAGGCGGCCACAAACCGCAGGCTTTGGCGCTCTGGGTCCAGATGGAAGACCACTTGCCGACCCGACTGCCCTCGCTTCACTGGCGTATGCCGAGGACGCAACTAGAGGTTCGTTGGCCGGCAGTATCACCAGTCCAAGTGACTACTCTGGGCCTTCTCGTAGTACGGCTGGCTCACCAGCAGGAACTCCCGGGTGGGAGCCAACGGCAATGGGATTGTTGAGGGGTGGACCTACTGCCAGCCCTGCCCCAGTGAACGCAGACAGCTACTTTAGCTCGGTATCGAAAATGGGAGCTGGGACTCAGCGTCCTACACGGGACTCGAGAGAGGCTGAGAGGAGATCATCATCGAGGCTGTCAGGGGGCAAACAAGATGCAGCTTTGCTCAGCCCAGGACAGCCTGAGGTGATCGATGGTGCCCGTCGAAGCTCGGAAGAATCCAGGAGGCCAGGTGCCAAAGAGCTCAAGGATTCCTCCAATGAGAAAATCAgtgcgggggcgggggataAGAAACAACAGCTTCCTGGGACTCCAGGGGCAGCCCGTCCCCATACCCAGCTTCACTCGTACGGTGCCGATTTTGCGGCTACTTTTCAGTCTCTTCCTCCGAGCTCCACCATTAGCAGAGGCTCTGGCTCGGTAGCAGCACCTTCGAGGGCCGGGTCGTTGTCCCAGGGCGAGATGACACCGCCGTCGGACAAGCTAAAAGGTCTCATCTTGGACTCTTTACCGGCTCACGTCTTTGTCGCTCTCCCGCAAACAGGTGAAATAGTCTGGGTCAACAGCAGGTTCCTTTCGTATCGGGGCCAAACATCTGGCGATCTAGCGGCCGATCCCTGGGGGAGCATACACCCTGACGATCGGGACGAGTATCTCAAGTTCTGGAGCCAGTCAGTAAGAACAGGTGAGCAGTTTTCGAGAACAGTGCGCATCCGGCGGTTTGATGGTGCCTATCGGTGGTTCTATGCCAGGGCTGTCGCCTCCAAGGACAAGAGAGGTGTCATCATGCAGTTCCTGGGCTCCTACATGGACATTCATGATCAACACATTGCGGAGCTCCGGGCTGCGCGTCAAGAGGAAATCGAAGTGTCGGAAGCCAAGCATCGACTGCTCGCCAACCTAATTCCCCAAATCATCTTTACCGCCACCGAAGACGAGGGGATCACCTTCGCCAACGAACAGTGGCTGTCCTACACGGGCCAAACGTTTGAGGATGTCCTGGGTCTTGGCTTCATGGACTTTGTTCATCCTGACGATCTTGCAAAGTGCCAAATCCCCGCGGAGAGGTCACCAAGTCCTCTTTTCAAAAATGAGAACAAAGGCCACGCGCACTCTGTCTCGATTGACAGGATGTCTATCAAGTCTGCCAAATCGACAAGGCCCTCGAGCACCACCCCCGATGCCAACATTCGCGGCATCCACCAGGCGCTGTCCCGACATAACAGCTCGAGCAGCGGTTCGGTCTACGAGCTCTCGACTGCCAATCTTACCGAGCTTGCCAGGAAGGGCGTGATTCGCGTTTCGACCGACAGCAGCGGGCGGCTCTCGTACACCACCGAGATACGGTTGCGCTCTAAGAGCGGCGAGTACCGGTGGCATCTCGTACGCTGCGTTGAGATCGATAACGTCGACTTTGGTAATGGTGTCAGTTCCTTCTTTGGGTCGGCCACGGACATCAACGACTTGAAACTGCTCGAGACGAAGCTGAAGGAGGCTATGGACTCAAAGAGTCGCTTCCTCAGCAACATGTCTCACGAGATCAGGACGCCTCTCATCGGCATATCCGGCATGGTCAGCTTTTTGCAGGACACGACACTGAACGAAGAGCAGCGCGATTACACCAACACGATCCAGACCAGCGCCAACAGCTTGCTGATGATTATCAACGACATTTTGGACCTGTCCAAGGTGGAtgcggggatgatgaagttGAACTTTGAGTGGTTCCACACCCGGTCGCTGATCGAGGATGTGAATGAGCTGGTGTCGACCATGGCCATTGCGAAACGTCTGGAACTCAACTATGTTGTGGAAGAGGACGTTCCGGCGTGGGTCAAGGGAGACAAGGTCCGTATCCGCCAGGTCCTGCTCAATGTCATCGGCAATGCTATCAAATTCACCAGTCAGGGGGAGGTTTTCAGTCGGTGCAAAGTCATCGTCCCTGAGGGTGTCGAGCTTGGGGAAGCTGAGATTATGCTGGAGTTTTCTGTGATTGACACGGGCAGGGGCTTTACCGAGCAGGAGGCTGAGCTGATCTTCAAGCCCTTCAGTCAGATCGATGGAAGCAGCACTAGACAGCACGGCGGAAGCGGACTCGGGCTGGTCATTTCGCGCCAGCTGGCTGAGCTGCATGGTGGCACCATGAACGGCACGGCCGTGCCTGGCAAGGGGTCCACGTTTACGTTCACGGCGAGATTTGGGCTGCCGACTGACACGGACCATCCCGATGGCTCGGCGGTTCCTCAACCGACACCTGGGCTCATGCGGGAGGTGAGCGTAAGCTCGACAGAGTCTGCCGTGCGGGATTCCTTCCATATGCAGGCCATCAGCCCGCAGACGACAGACTCGGCATACAGGTCGCCGACCATGGCTTCTAGTGGTAGCTCGGAGCTTTCCGGAGCCTCTGGTCGGACTCAAACTACCGAGAGGTCGTCGCTATCTTCTGTCAGCGGACTGGCTCGTTTCAGTGAAGCTGCTCGAGCTAGCGGGCAGGACCTGTCGCAGATGAAGTTGGAGATGCCGGCCCACCGGATATCTCCAGGTACTACCCCGATGCCCCTGGACTCGAAACGGCCAAGTGTTGTGGCCAACTATCGCCCGCCCTTGTACTCTATCTTGATCATCTGCCCACAAACGCACAGCCGGGAGGCGACTACCAAGCACATTGAGCAGACGCTGCCCAAGGACGTCCCCCATCAGATCGTTGCGGTATCATCTGTGGATGAGGCCCGCGGTTTGatcggtggtgatgagtcGGTGAATTTCACGCACATTGTTGTCAACCTGCCCACGCCTGAAGATATCATCAGTCTGATGGACAGGATTTCGGGATCGAGCATGCTGGGCAAGACCAGCATTCTTATTCTTTCGGACTCGGTCCAGCGACAGGCAGTCATCAAGCAGGTAGCGGGCACAAAGTATGACGACTTGCTCTCCGACGGCAAGGTGACGTATATCTACAAGCCAGTCAAACCGTCGAGGTTTGCCGTGATTTTCGACCCGGGCAAGGAGCGTGATCTGAGTATTGATCGGAACCGCTCGACGGCGCAGCAGTTGGTGGAATTTCAACGACAGAGCTACGTCGATATGGAAAGGCGCATGGGCAACAAGGGGTAcaaggtgctgctggtggaggatAACCCAGTTAATCAAAAGGTCTTGTCAAAGTATCTGAAGAGGGTTGGAGTGGAGGTGGAACTGGCGGCGGATGGGGTCGAGTGCACTGATAtggtgtttgggagggggagggggtattATTCGTTGATTCTA TGCGACCTCCACATGCCCAGAAAAGACGGGTATCAAGCCTGCAGGGAGATTAGAGCGTGGGAAATTCAGCACCTGATGGAGGACGAGAGGACCGGGAGGAGCTTTGTTCCAACAAACCAGAAcccaaacaacaagaacaggACGCTGCCGATTATTGCGCTCAGCGCGAATGTCATGAGCGACGTGCAGGAAAAGTGTGTGGAGGCGGGGTTTAGCGACTATGTGGCGAAGCCGGTGGATTTTATTAATTTGAGCCAGGCGCTGTCCAACTTTTtctga
- a CDS encoding hypothetical protein (EggNog:ENOG503NTXZ; COG:K; COG:L; BUSCO:EOG09262ILV): MADSDDEYVGDLSGDDAGVDSVYGTRSKDGGKGKGGQKGKGTRKAAWEEVHRAWDEVAIAEDGSITVAELIEAEKRRRLMRDTTPIQRGIIRHMVLVLDMSIAMAEKDLLPNRFALTFSYAMEFVNTFFQQNPISQLGIIGMRDGIAVRISDMSGNPVEHIEKLRQWALKDPIGNPSLQNALEMCRGHLYHTPSHGTREVLIIYGALLSSDPGDISDTITSLIADRIRVSIIGLAAQVAICAELCARTNDNDDSQYRIALHEQHFRELFLAATTPPVTHEAEQSNASLLMMGFPSRSLASKDFVSLCACHNKPTREGYTCTRCRIKVCRLPASCPVCGLTLILSIHLARSYHHLFPLKSWVAVPWTEAKKSVACFSCQTPFPPVPKAAPPKIKLKVKESSGVGGQTAANIAKAKGRGEVPAKTNTVTAPTPGLLPEAIKAGVSESGRYKCPECEEHFCIDCDIYAHETIHNCPGCLARLVKSQQQQQEEVVGAGEAMEVDS, translated from the exons ATGGCCGACTCCGACGACGAATATGTCGGGGACCtctctggtgatgatgccgGAGTCGACAGCGTCTACGGTACACGATCGAAAGATGgcggaaaaggaaaaggtggCCAGAAGGGCAAGGGAACCCGCAAAGCAGCCTGGGAAGAAGTCCACCGAGCCTGGGACGAGGTTGCCATTGCCGAAGATGGCAGCATCACAGTGGCCGAGTTGATCGAGGCTGAGAAACGCCGGCGGTTGATGCGGGATACCACACCGATCCAGCGTGGAATAATACGGCacatggtgttggtgttggacaTGAGCATCGCGATGGCAGAGAAGGACCTGCTTCCGAACCGCTTcgccctcaccttctcctaCGCTATGGAATTTGTGAACACATTCTTTCAGCAGAATCCAATCAGTCAGCTGGGGATCATCGGGATGCGCGATGGTATTGCCGTCAGGATCAGCGACATGAGTGGGAACCCAGTCGAGCACATTGAGAAGCTGAGGCAGTGGGCGCTTAAGGACCCTATTGGGAACCCAAGTCTTCAAAATGCCCTCGAAATGTGTCGAGGTCACTTATA ccacaccccctcccacggCACCCGCGAAGTCCTCATCATCTACGgcgccctcctctcctcagACCCAGGCGACATCTccgacaccatcacctccctcatcgcaGACCGCATCCGCGTCTCCATCATCGGCCTCGCCGCCCAGGTAGCCATCTGCGCCGAGCTCTGCGCCCGCAcaaacgacaacgacgactcCCAATACCGCATCGCCCTCCACGAGCAACACTTTCGcgagctcttcctcgccgccacgACACCCCCCGTCACCCACGAGGCAGAGCAATCAAACGCCTCCCTTCTCATGATGGGCTtcccctcccgctccctcGCATCAAAAGATTTTGTCTCCCTCTGCGCCTGCcacaacaaaccaacaagaGAAGGGTACACCTGCACGAGGTGTAGAATCAAAGTCTGCCGGTTACCCGCGTCTTGTCCCGTTTGCGGGCTGACGCTGATATTGTCGATTCACCTGGCGAGATCGTATCACCACCTTTTTCCCCTCAAATCATGGGTGGCGGTTCCGTGGACAGAAGCAAAGAAGTCGGTGGCGTGTTTTTCCTGCCAGACGCCCTTCCCGCCTGTCCCGAAGGCTGCGCCGCCAAAGATCAagttgaaggtgaaggagtcTTCCGGTGTTGGGGGGCAGACAGCAGCCAATATCGCCAAGGCAAAAGGCAGAGGGGAGGTGCCTGCAAAGACGAATACTGTAACGGCACCGACGCCAGGGTTGTTGCCAGAGGCGATCAAGGCCGGTGTGAGCGAGAGCGGGAGGTATAAATGTCCAGAGTGTGAGGAGCATTTTTGCATTGATTGCGATATTTATGCCCACGAGACGATTCATAATTGTCCGGGGTGTTTGGCGAGGCTGGTGAAGagtcagcagcaacaacaggaGGAAGTAGTAGGGGCAGGGGaggcgatggaggtggattCATGA
- the VPS20 gene encoding Vacuolar protein sorting-associated protein 20 (COG:U; BUSCO:EOG09264IIZ; EggNog:ENOG503P2SD) — MGGNSSKITAQDQAIYDLKLQRDRLHQYQRRITLLTSRETEIARALLAQNNRPRALLALRRKKYQESLLAKTDQQLEQLEKLVSSVEFALIQKDVVFGLQQGTKVLKEIHAEMGGIDKVEKLMGETAEEVEYQREVSEMLGGRISVQDEEEVEEELAALERELGEPKKKKEETPSRVVVEGELPDVPGTELPAGEQRQEGVKKPVAERREAVAA; from the exons ATGGGCGGCAACTCGAGCAAGATAACAGCCCAAGACCA AGCAATCTACGACCTCAAACTCCAACGCGACCGCCTCCACCAATACCAACGCCGAATAACCCTTCTCACCTCCCGAGAAACCGAAATCGCCCGCGCCCTCCTGGCCCAAAACAACCGTCCCcgcgccctcctcgccctccgccGAAAGAAATACCAAGaatccctcctcgccaaaacCGACCAGCAACTCGAGCAGCTAGAAAAATTGGTATCTTCTGTAGAATTCGCACTCATCCAAAAAGACGTGGTCTTTGGGCTGCAGCAGGGGACAAAAGTCCTCAAAGAAATCCACGCCGAGATGGGCGGGATCGACAAGGTGGAAAAACTGATGGGGgagacggcggaggaggtcgagtaCCAGAGGGAGGTGAGCGAGATGTTGGGGGGCAGGATCAGTGtccaggatgaggaggaggtggaggaggagttggctgcgttggagagggagttgggagaaccaaagaagaagaaggaggagactCCTagtagggtggtggtggagggggagttgcCTGATGTGCCGGGGACAGAGTTGCCTGCTGGAGAGCAGAGGCAGGAGGGGGTCAAGAAACCGGTTGctgagaggagggaggcggttgCTGCTTGA
- the CUE5 gene encoding ubiquitin-binding protein cue5 (COG:P; EggNog:ENOG503NZT5), with the protein MSAPTDANKVPPQPESPTTARPLEMDDDDIQEAGIINNDDNTTTTTTRNVTTTSASATSPVGEVPPPQPPRPAVNETQQNQQMLKEAFPTIDMVVIKAVLTASRGQIEPAFNALLEMTDPDAVAQNEQPPPQPPRPVAAAHGPTTTAQEQLEADERYARQLAEHFENVGAYEARTANRGGERGGHPGRGGGPVPRGRQQTGLRPSQDEREHSFLDDDLPVIKEQLKKGFLETQTKVNTWFTDFKKKIDEHFDEQEEERRRAEGSAGSSRNPLAGGRPTRDQNQTRRSADYDRYDADPELLSDDFAGMKFHSDGTPVQNQRQFGSNANVFRPPPPSKSPRSHEGRKVAFSDKVEDIDAYNASPKVKAQDAAAAPGGSKPSKWQPLSAVEPNPIADNDPFSLGDSDDEREVKDKKEIKLEDSERLRQATADAMADSLVDDKTKAGSGSK; encoded by the exons ATGTCTGCTCCAACCGACGCT aacaaggtccCTCCACAACCGGAAtcgcccaccaccgcaagaCCCCTCGAgatggacgacgacgatatTCAAGAGGccggcatcatcaacaacgacgacaacaccaccaccaccaccaccagaaatgtcaccaccacttcagcctcagcaacctcccccgTCGGCGAGGTCCCTCCCCCGCAGCCACCCCGGCCCGCCGTGAACGAGACGCAGCAGAACCAGCAGATGCTCAAGGAGGCCTTCCCCACCATCGACATGGTCGTCATCAAGGCGGTCCTGACAGCCAGCCGAGGGCAGATCGAGCCGGCGTTTAATGCACTCCTCGAAATGACGGACCCTGACGCCGTTGCCCAGAACGagcaaccccctccccagcccccaaGGCCCGTCGCTGCCGCTCACGGACCTACCACCACGGCCCAGGAACAGCTCGAGGCAGATGAGAGATATGCCCGGCAGCTGGCGGAGCACTTTGAGAATGTCGGTGCCTACGAGGCCAGGACGGCGAACAGAGGGGGTGAGAGAGGTGGCCACCCCGGTCGGGGCGGGGGCCCGGTGCCCCGCGGAAGGCAGCAGACTGGTCTGCGCCCAAGCCAGGATGAGCGGGAGCATAGTTTTCTTGATGACGATCTTCCCGTCATCAAGGAgcagttgaagaaggggtttTTGGAGACGCAGACCAAGGTCAACACGTGGTTTACGgacttcaagaagaagattgatgAGCATTTtgatgagcaggaggaggagcgccggcgggcggaggggagcgccggcagcagcagaaatCCGCTTGCCGGGGGGAGGCCCACCAGGGATCAGAACCAGACGCGGAGGAGTGCGGATTATGATCGGTATGATGCTGATCCGGAGCTGTTGAGTGATGATTTTGCGGGGATGAAGTTTCACAGCGACGGCA CCCCTGTTCAGAACCAGAGACAGTTTGGCAGCAACGCCAATGTGTTCAGACCACCCCCGCCTTCCAAGTCGCCCCGGTCTCATGAGGGCAGGAAAGTGGCGTTTAGTGACAAGGTGGAGGACATTGACGCTTACAATGCCTCCCCCAAGGTGAAGGCCCAGGATGCAGCGGCGGCACCGGGTGGGAGCAAGCCGAGCAAGTGGCAGCCTCTCTCTGCTGTTGAGCCTAACCCGATTGCGGACAATGACCCCTTTAGTCTGGGGGATAGCGACGACGAGagggaggtcaaggacaagaaggagattaAGCTGGAGGATAGTGAAAGGCTGAGACAGGCGACGGCTGATGCCATGGCTGACAGTCTGGTGGATGATAAGACCAAGGCTGGGAGCGGGAGCAAATAG